The following proteins are encoded in a genomic region of Magnolia sinica isolate HGM2019 chromosome 1, MsV1, whole genome shotgun sequence:
- the LOC131237237 gene encoding G-type lectin S-receptor-like serine/threonine-protein kinase At2g19130 gives MGAKANLSLLFHVSLFFFLFSSKTHLSMAADRLSPGESLTGNQTITSSGDRFVLGFFTPGNSSNYYIGIWYKKVSIQTVIWVANRETPLPNTSSQLKLTEDGNLVLFNQLNTLIWSSNSTSANPNSTVLVLLDTGNLVLRDGSNSTAEIWQSFDHPTDTWMPTGKVGLNKITGVNQRLVSWRSKDDPAPGPFSLEINPNLTNEYLILWNSTRQYWTSGAWNGQIFSLVPEMRVSYIYNFSFQDDKNGKYFIYSVYDTTILSRFVMHTSGQIKQMTWLETGKSWNLFWSQPRAQCDVYSLCGAFGSCEEKDQPCNCVQGFQPMSEKDWNLSDWSRGCGRKTKLQCESNSSVNGEKDRFWAMPDMQLPENQLSLPVGSRQECESTCLSNCSCNAYAYVSGCLIWNGNLMNLRQRSASGSSSGTLYLRLAASEFPSSSSKKGVITGAIVGAVAGVAIILAIVLLLIWRCRRRQMIVSMKATEGSLVPFSYRAMQIVTKNFSEKLGGGGFGSVFKGILPDSSAVAVKKLEGLRQGEKQFRTEVSTIGTIQHVNLIRLRGFCSEGSKRLLVYDYMPNGSLDSHLFRDKPETIDWKTRYQIALGTARGLAYLHEKCRDCIVHCDIKPENILLDATLCPKVADFGLAKLIGREFSRVLTTMRGTRGYLAPEWISGLAITAKADVYSYGMMLFEIISGRRNFEQSDDGKIAFFPTWAANKMLEGEFLPLLDPRLEGIAEMEELVKACRVACWCIQDDENDRPSMGLVVQIFEGVLDVNMPPVPRSLQIFVENQNMMLSTESSSAPSSQARSNTSTSTQSKSTLSTSSKGELAGSNLPGCD, from the coding sequence ATGGGTGCCAAGGCCaacctctctctccttttccatgtttctctcttcttcttcctcttctcttccAAAACCCATCTTTCCATGGCAGCTGACAGACTCTCTCCAGGCGAATCTCTCACCGGAAACCAGACCATAACCTCCAGCGGTGACAGATTTGTATTGGGTTTCTTCACACCAGGTAATTCTTCAAACTACTACATAGGAATCTGGTACAAGAAGGTCTCTATCCAAACGGTCATTTGGGTAGCAAACAGAGAAACACCTCTTCCCAACACTTCATCCCAATTAAAACTCACAGAAGATGGAAATCTAGTCCTCTTCAACCAATTAAACACCCTAATTTGGTCTTCGAATTCAACCTCtgcaaacccaaattcaacagtTCTAGTTCTTCTCGACACCGGAAATCTTGTTTTGAGAGATGGGTCGAATTCGACTGCCGAAATTTGGCAGAGTTTTGACCATCCAACTGATACTTGGATGCCTACTGGAAAGGTTGGATTGAATAAAATCACGGGCGTGAATCAACGCCTTGTTTCGTGGCGGAGTAAAGATGATCCCGCACCCGGGCCTTTTTCTCTTGAAATAAACCCAAATCTAACCAATGAGTACCTTATTCTGTGGAATAGTACTAGACAGTATTGGACCAGTGGGGCGTGGAATGGGCAGATTTTCAGCTTGGTTCCTGAAATGAGAGTGTCATATATCTATAATTTCAGCTTTCAAGATGATAAGAATGGGAAGTATTTCATATATTCGGTGTATGATACTACGATTCTTTCGAGATTTGTAATGCACACCTCAGGGCAAATCAAGCAAATGACATGGTTAGAGACTGGTAAAAGTTGGAATTTGTTTTGGTCTCAACCGAGAGCTCAATGCGATGTTTATTCTCTCTGTGGGGCCTTTGGTAGCTGCGAAGAGAAAGACCAGCCCTGTAACTGCGTGCAAGGCTTTCAGCCAATGTCTGAGAAAGATTGGAATTTGAGCGATTGGTCTCGCGGGTGTGGTAGAAAAACCAAGTTGCAATGTGAGAGTAATAGTTCTGTCAATGGGGAAAAGGATAGGTTTTGGGCTATGCCAGATATGCAATTGCCCGAAAATCAACTGTCTTTGCCGGTCGGTAGCCGCCAAGAATGTGAATCAACTTGCTTAAGTAATTGTTCTTGTAATGCTTATGCTTATGTTAGTGGTTGCTTGATTTGGAATGGGAATCTTATGAATCTGAGACAGCGCTCTGCGAGTGGTAGTAGTAGTGGGACTCTCTATCTCCGTCTTGCGGCTTCTGAGTTTCCAAGTTCTAGCAGTAAGAAGGGAGTGATTACTGGGGCTATTGTCGGTGCTGTTGCTGGTGTAGCAATCATACTTGCCATTGTTCTGCTGCTGATTTGGAGATGCCGAAGGAGACAGATGATTGTATCTATGAAGGCCACTGAAGGTTCCTTGGTGCCGTTTAGCTACCGAGCTATGCAGATTGTAACCAAGAACTTCTCAGAAAAATTAGGGGGAGGAGGATTTGGTTCTGTTTTTAAAGGGATTTTGCCAGACTCGTCAGCCGTAGCCGTTAAGAAACTTGAAGGCCTTCGACAAGGAGAGAAGCAATTCCGGACAGAGGTGAGCACGATTGGGACAATTCAACACGTCAATCTCATTCGCCTTCGTGGTTTTTGCTCAGAAGGTAGTAAAAGACTGCTGGTTTATGATTACATGCCGAACGGTTCTTTAGATTCTCATCTGTTTCGAGACAAACCAGAGACTATAGATTGGAAAACAAGATATCAGATTGCGCTTGGGACTGCTAGAGGGCTAGCTTATCTGCATGAGAAATGCCGAGATTGTATTGTGCATTGTGACATCAAGCCAGAAAACATACTTTTGGATGCGACACTTTGTCCCAAGGTGGCGGATTTCGGTTTGGCAAAGCTCATTGGGCGGGAATTCAGCCGGGTTTTGACTACCATGAGAGGAACCAGAGGGTATCTTGCACCAGAATGGATTTCGGGCTTGGCCATCACGGCGAAAGCTGATGTCTATAGCTATGGGATGATGCTTTTTGAGATCATATCGGGTAGAAGGAATTTCGAGCAATCGGATGATGGGAAGATTGCATTCTTCCCGACTTGGGCTGCAAACAAAATGTTAGAAGGTGAATTTCTACCCTTGCTGGATCCAAGATTGGAGGGTATTGCTGAGATGGAAGAGCTTGTTAAAGCTTGCAGAGTTGCATGCTGGTGCATTCAAGATGATGAGAATGATAGGCCGTCGATGGGGCTCGTTGTTCAAATCTTTGAGGGTGTTTTGGATGTGAATATGCCTCCGGTTCCACGGTCGCTTCAGATTTTTGTCGAAAATCAGAACATGATGCTCTCCACGGAGTCATCGTCGGCTCCAAGTTCTCAGGCTCGGAGTAATACTTCTACCAGCACTCAATCTAAAAGCACGTTGTCGACGAGTTCTAAGGGAGAATTAGCAGGTTCTAATCTGCCAGGATGTGATTAG
- the LOC131223387 gene encoding G-type lectin S-receptor-like serine/threonine-protein kinase At2g19130: MAADRLSPGKSLTGNQIITSSGDRFVLGFFTPGNSSNYYIGIWYKKVSTQTVIWVANRETPLPNTSSQLRLTEDGNLVLFNQSNTPIWSSNSTSANPNSTVLVLLDTGNLVLRDGSNSTAEIWQSFDHPTDTWMPTGKVGLNRITGVNQRLISWWSKDDPAPGPFSLEINPNSTNEFLILWNSSKQYWTSGAWNGQIFSSVPEMRGLYIYNFSFQDDQNGKYFMYSVYDNTSLLRFVMDTSGQIKQMTWLENSKNWNLFWSQPRAQCDVYSLYGAFGSCEVKDQTCTCVQGFEPTSAKDWNLNDWSRGCGRKTKLQCGSNSSVNGEKDRFQAMPDMQLPENQLSLPVGSPQECESACLSNCSCNAYAYDSGCLIWNGNLMNLRQLSAGGSNGGTLYLRLAASEFPSSSSKKGVFTGAIVGAVAGIAVILL, from the coding sequence ATGGCAGCTGACAGACTCTCTCCAGGCAAATCTCTCACCGGAAACCAGATTATAACCTCCAGCGGTGACAGATTTGTATTGGGTTTCTTCACACCAGGTAATTCTTCAAACTACTATATAGGAATCTGGTACAAGAAGGTCTCCACCCAAACAGTCATTTGGGTAGCAAACAGAGAAACACCTCTTCCCAACACTTCATCCCAATTAAGACTCACTGAAGATGGAAATCTAGTCCTCTTCAACCAATCAAACACCCCAATTTGGTCTTCGAATTCAACCTCtgcaaacccaaattcaacagtTCTAGTTCTTCTAGACACCGGAAATCTTGTTTTGAGAGATGGGTCGAATTCGACTGCTGAAATTTGGCAGAGTTTTGACCACCCAACTGATACTTGGATGCCTACTGGAAAGGTTGGATTGAATAGAATCACGGGCGTGAATCAACGCCTTATTTCGTGGTGGAGTAAAGATGATCCCGCACCCGGGCCTTTTTCTCTTGAAATAAACCCAAATTCAACCAATGAGTTCCTTATTCTGTGGAATAGTTCTAAACAGTATTGGACCAGTGGGGCGTGGAATGGGCAGATTTTCAGCTCGGTTCCTGAAATGAGAGGCTTATATATCTATAATTTCAGCTTTCAAGATGATCAAAATGGGAAGTATTTCATGTATTCGGTGTATGATAATACGAGTCTTTTGAGATTTGTAATGGACACCTCAGGGCAAATCAAGCAAATGACATGGTTAGAGAATAGTAAAAATTGGAATTTGTTTTGGTCTCAACCAAGAGCTCAATGCGATGTTTATTCTCTCTATGGGGCTTTTGGTAGCTGCGAAGTGAAAGACCAGACCTGTACCTGCGTGCAAGGCTTTGAGCCGACGTCTGCGAAAGATTGGAATTTGAACGATTGGTCTCGCGGGTGTGGTAGAAAAACCAAGCTGCAATGTGGGAGTAATAGTTCTGTCAATGGGGAAAAAGATAGGTTTCAGGCGATGCCGGATATGCAATTGCCCGAAAATCAACTGTCTTTGCCGGTCGGTAGCCCCCAAGAATGTGAATCAGCTTGCTTGAGTAATTGTTCTTGTAATGCTTATGCTTATGATAGTGGTTGCTTGATTTGGAATGGGAATCTTATGAATCTGAGACAGCTCTCTGCCGGTGGTAGTAATGGTGGGACTCTCTATCTCCGTCTTGCGGCTTCTGAGTTTCCGAGTTCTAGCAGTAAGAAGGGAGTGTTTACTGGGGCTATTGTCGGTGCCGTTGCTGGCATAGCAGTCATACTCCTCTGA
- the LOC131223467 gene encoding uncharacterized protein LOC131223467: protein MHPSYKQKTNFVTDKGLYCYRVISFGLKNARVTDQRLVNQMVAKQIGQTMKVYVDDMLVKSVRASNHLADLEVTFSILQKYHMKLNPTKCVFDVGSDKFLWFQELMQYLGSSPLLSKPEEGGPLLLYLAVSTSAVSSALVREVGNKQYPIYYTSKAMVPAKTRYPSIEKLALGLVFSARRLHPYFQAHIIIILTDSPLKQVLRKPDVFGRLTKWAIELREFDIQYRLRIAIKDQAVVDFIAEFTTPNGDPKTEAASATPLVSSPAKDLESEWRWIVYANESSNAKRAGAELSWSRLTLQPSSMSSGSTSGPSITKQNTKLF, encoded by the exons ATGCATCCCTCATATAAGCAGAAGACTAACTTTGTCACAGATAAAGggctctactgttaccgggtcataTCTTTTGGCCTGAAGAACGCTAGGGTAACAGACCAAAGATTAGTAAATCAAATGGTTGCCAAACAAATCGGACAAACAATGAAAGtttacgtcgatgacatgctcgtcaagagcgtcAGAGCATCCAACCACCTTGCCGACCTCGAAGTGACGTTTTCAATCCTCCAGAAGTATCACATGAAGCTGAACCCAACCAAATGTGTCTTCGACGTCGGTTCTGACAAGTTCCTTTGGTTTCAA GAGCTGATGCAATACCTAGGTTCGTCACCTTTACTGTCGAAACCAGAAGAGGGTGGGCCCCTACTACTATACCTGGCAGTCTCGACCTCAGCCGTCAGCTCTGCACTCGTCAGGGAGGTAGGAAACAAACAGTATCCTATTTACTACACGAGTAAAGCAATGGTGCCCGCAAAGACCAGATACCCAAGTATCGAAAAGTTGGCGCTCGGCTTAGTTTTTTCAGCACGAAGGCTTCATCCGTACTTCCAggcacatatcatcatcatcctaaCCGACTCCCCACTCAAGCAGGTCCTTCGAAAACCAGATGTCTTCGGACGACTTACAAAATGGGCAATAGAACTCAGAGAGTTTGACATCCAATACCGTCTGAGGATTGCGATTAAGGACCAAGCTGTGGTTGACTTCATAGCAGAATTCACCACCCCGAATGGCGATCCCAAAACAGAAGCAGCCTCGGCAACCCCACTAGTATCATCGCCTGCCAAAGATCTAGAGTCGGAATGGAGGTGGATCGTTTATGCCAACGAGTCTTCGAACGCTAAGCGAGCTGGGGCGGAATTGTCCTGGTCGCGCCTGACGCTACAACCATCTAGTATGTCATCAGGCTCAACTTCAGGGCCTTCAATAACGAAGCAAAATACGAAGCTCTTTTAA